In a genomic window of Leptospira hartskeerlii:
- the secE gene encoding preprotein translocase subunit SecE yields MKFGAFVQECREELKKVQWPNRQEVMQSTIVVLVTVLFFSAFLFFSDTAIVKLLTGFWNL; encoded by the coding sequence GTGAAGTTTGGCGCATTTGTACAAGAATGTAGAGAAGAACTGAAAAAAGTTCAATGGCCGAATAGACAAGAGGTGATGCAGTCCACCATCGTTGTTCTAGTCACGGTGTTATTTTTCTCTGCCTTTCTATTCTTTTCGGATACTGCGATTGTGAAGCTTCTTACCGGATTCTGGAATCTGTAA
- the nusG gene encoding transcription termination/antitermination protein NusG, whose translation MADLKWYALQTYSGHENKVQKNLEKLIQQRKLEEKISQVRIPTMEVAEMKNGKKKVTKKKLMPGYVLVEMDMDEDLRFMIQSLPSVSTFVGSKDGGPEPLSVDEVKNLFAETGEFQSEEPVTPRLLFKVGDSLKIIDGPFANFTGVVDEIFPDKGRLRVKVEIFGRSTPVELDYLQVKTEP comes from the coding sequence ATGGCTGATTTGAAATGGTATGCGTTACAGACTTATTCCGGTCACGAGAATAAGGTCCAGAAAAATCTGGAAAAGCTGATCCAACAGCGCAAGCTGGAGGAGAAGATTTCTCAAGTGCGTATTCCTACCATGGAAGTCGCCGAGATGAAGAACGGCAAAAAGAAGGTCACTAAGAAGAAACTTATGCCGGGCTATGTTCTTGTTGAAATGGATATGGACGAAGACCTTCGTTTCATGATCCAAAGTCTTCCTTCTGTTTCTACTTTTGTAGGATCAAAAGATGGAGGACCTGAACCTCTTTCCGTAGACGAAGTGAAAAATCTTTTCGCGGAAACCGGAGAGTTCCAATCAGAGGAGCCAGTTACTCCTAGATTGTTGTTTAAAGTGGGAGATAGCCTGAAGATTATCGATGGCCCTTTCGCGAATTTTACTGGAGTCGTAGACGAGATCTTCCCGGACAAAGGAAGGCTCAGAGTGAAGGTGGAGATTTTCGGACGCTCTACCCCTGTGGAATTAGATTATCTACAGGTCAAAACCGAACCCTGA